From a single Bacteroidales bacterium genomic region:
- a CDS encoding DMT family transporter yields MKPERKNFVLGASAVSLAAVLWGFDGIVLTPRLYNLEVSYVVFILHLFPFLLMNFVLYREYRHLRNFTASDFTIFLLIALFGGAFGTLAIVKALFLLNFNHLSIVVLLQKLQPIFAILLAVIFLGEKTGKNFLVWAGLAMIGGYFLTFGLALPDFETGGNTLKASLLALVAAFSFGSSTVFSKMILGKYSFVTSAFYRYGFTSLIMLIIMLGFGDFGQFAVTTKINWLFIAIICLTTGTGTIFLYYYGLRQVKAIMATISELMFPVSAVIFDYIFNGSLFTPVQWISAAVMIFAIIKLNMKPGKAANH; encoded by the coding sequence ATGAAGCCGGAAAGAAAGAATTTTGTATTGGGCGCCTCTGCCGTAAGTTTAGCAGCTGTGTTGTGGGGTTTCGATGGTATTGTTCTTACACCGAGACTTTATAATCTCGAGGTGAGTTATGTGGTTTTCATCTTGCATCTTTTTCCATTCCTGTTAATGAATTTCGTGCTTTACAGGGAATATCGCCACCTCCGGAATTTCACCGCATCCGACTTTACGATATTCCTGCTCATTGCCTTGTTTGGCGGTGCGTTTGGAACCCTTGCCATTGTCAAGGCACTCTTCCTGCTCAATTTCAACCACTTGTCCATTGTTGTTTTACTGCAAAAACTTCAACCCATATTTGCTATCCTGCTCGCAGTTATCTTTTTGGGTGAAAAAACCGGTAAAAATTTCCTGGTTTGGGCCGGGTTAGCCATGATTGGTGGTTATTTCCTCACCTTCGGGCTTGCTCTGCCCGATTTTGAAACCGGTGGGAATACGCTAAAAGCTTCTTTGCTGGCGCTGGTGGCCGCCTTTTCGTTTGGGAGTTCAACAGTATTTTCAAAAATGATACTCGGAAAATACAGTTTTGTTACCTCAGCATTTTACCGCTACGGCTTCACCAGCCTGATCATGTTGATTATTATGCTTGGTTTTGGAGACTTTGGGCAATTTGCAGTAACCACGAAAATTAACTGGCTCTTTATTGCCATCATTTGCCTCACTACCGGAACCGGTACAATATTTCTGTATTATTACGGATTAAGGCAGGTTAAAGCCATCATGGCTACCATCAGCGAATTGATGTTTCCGGTCTCTGCAGTGATTTTTGACTATATTTTCAATGGAAGTCTTTTTACTCCTGTGCAGTGGATAAGTGCAGCAGTGATGATATTTGCAATCATCAAACTGAATATGAAACCAGGAAAAGCTGCCAATCACTGA
- the trxA gene encoding thioredoxin: protein MEHLTKDTFMLKVFNYEQNKEWKFEGELPCLIDFYADWCGPCKMVAPVLEELSKEYEGKINIYKVDTEEQQELSAVFGIRSIPSLLFCPKNEQPQMAQGALPKNTLKQVIDDVLLKSKSSASKN, encoded by the coding sequence ATGGAACATTTAACCAAAGACACCTTCATGTTGAAGGTTTTTAATTATGAGCAAAACAAAGAATGGAAATTCGAGGGTGAACTCCCTTGTCTGATAGATTTTTACGCCGACTGGTGTGGCCCCTGCAAGATGGTTGCACCGGTGCTTGAAGAACTTTCAAAGGAATACGAAGGGAAGATCAATATTTACAAGGTGGATACTGAAGAACAACAGGAATTATCGGCTGTTTTCGGAATCCGCAGCATTCCCTCCCTGCTCTTCTGCCCAAAAAATGAGCAGCCGCAGATGGCACAGGGTGCATTGCCCAAGAACACGCTTAAGCAGGTGATTGACGACGTGCTCCTGAAAAGCAAAAGCAGCGCCAGCAAAAATTAA
- a CDS encoding thiol reductase thioredoxin codes for MKKISSLLLIVTFVALAAYGCNSTSGNGAGNSPDDKTSVKIEYLTKETFKQKIWDYEKNPQTWVYEGKEPAIIDFYADWCRPCRMVAPILDELSVEYDGKIKIYKIDTQVERELAGVFQVQSIPAFLYIPMEGQPQMDKGLKDKETFTRIIDEVLLKK; via the coding sequence ATGAAAAAAATCAGTTCCTTATTGCTCATTGTGACCTTTGTTGCATTAGCTGCTTATGGTTGTAACTCTACTTCGGGTAACGGCGCAGGTAATTCACCTGATGACAAAACCAGCGTAAAAATTGAATACCTTACAAAGGAGACCTTCAAACAAAAGATTTGGGATTACGAGAAGAACCCGCAAACCTGGGTTTATGAAGGCAAAGAACCGGCTATCATTGATTTCTATGCTGACTGGTGTCGTCCTTGCCGTATGGTGGCTCCCATTCTCGACGAGCTTTCGGTGGAGTACGATGGAAAAATCAAGATTTACAAGATAGACACCCAGGTCGAACGTGAACTCGCCGGTGTTTTCCAGGTGCAGAGCATCCCTGCATTTCTTTATATTCCTATGGAAGGTCAGCCACAAATGGACAAAGGGTTGAAAGATAAAGAGACATTCACCAGGATCATTGATGAAGTCCTCTTAAAGAAATAA
- a CDS encoding transposase, which yields MKDIFSQLKQVEFESIFSEDEKCLEFLATEKWKDGYVCRKCGHTNYCQGKTPFSRRCTRCKTDESATAHTIFHRCKIPLHEAFKIAYLVCGQPEISSYDLSRTIEIRQMTCWKFKKKISECVAKQGFLNMVENQ from the coding sequence ATGAAAGATATCTTTTCACAATTAAAACAGGTAGAGTTTGAATCCATCTTCTCGGAGGATGAAAAATGCCTTGAATTTCTTGCCACGGAGAAATGGAAAGATGGCTATGTGTGCCGTAAATGTGGTCATACAAACTATTGCCAGGGTAAAACTCCTTTTTCACGCCGATGTACACGGTGTAAAACGGATGAATCAGCTACTGCACACACAATTTTTCATCGGTGCAAAATTCCACTTCACGAGGCTTTTAAGATTGCTTACCTGGTATGCGGACAGCCTGAAATTTCATCATACGACCTTTCCCGAACAATAGAAATACGCCAGATGACATGCTGGAAATTCAAGAAAAAGATTTCGGAATGCGTTGCTAAACAGGGTTTTTTGAACATGGTTGAAAATCAATAA
- a CDS encoding DUF4968 domain-containing protein has protein sequence MRTFQLFFKSLFVGLFFCLPVLLVGQYSLDFNGGTDYVLLNGADIAPPWSVEVMVNKNETDNYQHLLTGNDGNSGIRIEQYWGTKVGFTHSGVMDWYFNYICPIGQWVALAITNNGTSTKLYVNGMLNSTVSASINFPMRWISKNTTDASLKAKIDELRIWNIVLSDAVIQQYAGQPVDPSHPNYDDLRHYYKFDEGSGNTCYDSKGTLHGTIFGPVYYIDTDHDAGISKLVAPETTPDNYSWAEPLIVRVKNFGSQPINEDFDVTYTIQGIAGETVTVTAGTTPLPSNQSVDVEFMPINMNASGSYNFKFYTSLANDENNNNDTLTKTLVSNSTVIGQITAFSADTCTALITCGAAKVRVIFYKDDMFRIWLAPNGNFLNPAGNHIVADYDFPLITINWTDEGSYYKITTEELTLRAYKNPLRFELYRNDNTTGIWKESHGLDFGTRTFQYLETDENEYFYGGGMQNGYFSHKGTKIKISKEITHWDDGAVPNPVPFYMSTNGYGAFRNTFSPGEYDFKGAEYIGASHTEYRFDCFYFYGPLLKEILYGYTELTGRPTLIPRWGLELGDADCYNVNGQTTPDVIELVAEPYRNNDLPGGWILPNDGYGCGYTDLPVLVSELHDLGFWTGLWTENGVGQIAWEVGTAGTRACKLDVAWVGSGYLNALNACKSAYDGIESNSDHRAFVWSVCGWAGTQRYSVVWSGDQSGNYEYIRFHIPTFTGSGLSGYNYASSDVDGIFGGSGPSYTRDLQWKTFIPVTYCMSGWAASDKHPWNYGTNITNINRTYLKLKMRLTPYIYTYCNEAWETGTPMVRAMILEFPDDPVTRDQTTQYQFMSGEWLLVAPVFKPQLIRDSIYFPAGKWIDYWDGIVFLGPLTLNGYSAPLDKLPVFVKAGAIIPMYPEMLYDNQYPKDPVTFDVYPNGYSGFELYEDDGLTRQHREGAFAKTLIECEGPAFGSGGEVTITVNESIGNYEGMPIFRSNLFEVHLHSKPDGVLLNETTLVEYPTLEALQQAEDGWFYDPADRLGIVHVKTQSLPLNAAFQIKLLSLTSTPDQNEGNSIRFFPNPTTGKVSISVGDDRILGVNVYDLNGKLITQKFSHLLNGHISTIDLSGQPDGIYYVEVRTDHGWVSRKVSLVR, from the coding sequence ATGAGAACGTTTCAGCTCTTTTTCAAATCTTTGTTTGTTGGTCTTTTTTTCTGTCTTCCGGTATTATTGGTTGGTCAATACTCCCTCGACTTTAATGGTGGAACAGATTATGTTTTGCTGAATGGCGCCGACATTGCTCCACCCTGGAGTGTGGAAGTGATGGTGAACAAGAACGAAACCGACAATTACCAGCACCTGCTCACGGGAAATGACGGCAATAGTGGCATCCGGATCGAGCAGTACTGGGGTACGAAAGTAGGTTTTACCCATTCGGGAGTTATGGACTGGTATTTCAATTATATCTGTCCTATCGGGCAATGGGTGGCATTGGCCATCACCAACAATGGTACTTCAACAAAGCTTTATGTCAACGGGATGTTAAACAGCACGGTGAGCGCTTCCATCAATTTTCCGATGCGATGGATCAGTAAAAATACAACCGATGCATCGCTGAAAGCTAAGATTGACGAACTGAGGATCTGGAATATCGTGCTCAGCGATGCTGTTATTCAGCAGTATGCCGGGCAGCCTGTTGACCCCTCACATCCCAACTATGACGACCTGCGGCATTATTACAAGTTCGACGAGGGCAGCGGAAATACCTGTTATGACTCTAAAGGAACTTTACACGGAACTATTTTTGGGCCGGTTTACTATATTGACACCGACCACGACGCCGGTATCAGCAAGTTGGTAGCCCCTGAAACCACACCCGATAATTATTCATGGGCAGAGCCGCTGATTGTAAGGGTCAAGAATTTTGGTTCACAGCCTATTAATGAAGACTTTGATGTGACCTACACGATCCAGGGGATTGCCGGCGAAACGGTGACAGTAACTGCCGGAACAACACCGTTACCCTCAAATCAGTCAGTTGATGTGGAGTTTATGCCCATCAATATGAATGCATCAGGGTCATACAACTTTAAATTTTACACATCACTGGCCAATGATGAAAACAACAACAACGACACGCTAACCAAAACGCTGGTCAGCAATTCTACAGTGATAGGACAAATTACAGCTTTCTCTGCTGATACTTGCACTGCCCTGATCACCTGTGGCGCCGCTAAAGTAAGGGTGATATTTTACAAAGATGATATGTTTCGTATCTGGCTGGCGCCAAACGGAAATTTTTTAAACCCGGCAGGAAATCACATTGTAGCAGATTATGATTTCCCTTTAATCACCATCAATTGGACAGATGAGGGAAGCTACTATAAAATTACAACGGAAGAACTGACGCTCAGGGCTTACAAAAACCCATTGAGATTTGAGCTTTACCGAAACGATAATACTACCGGAATCTGGAAAGAATCTCACGGGCTGGATTTTGGAACCCGGACTTTTCAATACCTCGAGACGGATGAAAATGAATATTTCTATGGTGGTGGGATGCAGAACGGTTATTTTTCGCACAAGGGAACCAAAATCAAAATTTCCAAAGAGATTACCCATTGGGACGATGGCGCTGTACCCAACCCGGTTCCGTTTTACATGAGCACAAACGGCTATGGTGCTTTCAGAAATACTTTCAGCCCGGGAGAATATGATTTCAAAGGAGCTGAGTATATCGGTGCTTCACACACTGAATATCGGTTTGACTGCTTTTATTTTTATGGTCCATTGCTGAAAGAAATCCTGTATGGCTATACTGAGCTCACAGGCCGCCCTACGCTGATCCCGAGGTGGGGTCTTGAATTGGGCGATGCCGATTGTTACAACGTGAACGGACAGACCACCCCGGATGTAATTGAACTTGTAGCCGAGCCGTACCGGAATAACGACCTGCCAGGAGGATGGATTCTGCCAAACGATGGTTATGGTTGTGGTTATACCGATTTGCCCGTTCTAGTTTCGGAACTTCATGACCTGGGATTCTGGACAGGACTGTGGACAGAAAACGGTGTTGGACAGATTGCCTGGGAAGTAGGAACTGCCGGCACAAGAGCCTGTAAACTCGATGTAGCCTGGGTTGGTTCCGGTTATCTGAATGCTCTGAATGCCTGTAAAAGTGCTTACGACGGCATCGAATCGAACAGCGATCACCGGGCTTTTGTCTGGTCAGTGTGTGGATGGGCTGGTACGCAGCGCTACTCAGTGGTTTGGTCTGGAGATCAATCCGGTAATTATGAATACATCCGTTTTCATATCCCTACTTTTACGGGCAGTGGGTTGTCGGGTTACAATTATGCTTCGAGTGATGTGGACGGCATCTTTGGTGGCAGTGGCCCAAGCTATACACGTGATCTGCAATGGAAAACCTTTATCCCTGTGACTTACTGTATGTCGGGCTGGGCTGCCAGCGATAAACATCCCTGGAATTATGGCACAAACATCACCAATATCAACAGGACTTATCTGAAATTGAAAATGAGGCTTACTCCTTATATTTACACCTACTGCAATGAAGCCTGGGAGACAGGCACACCCATGGTAAGAGCCATGATTCTTGAGTTTCCCGACGACCCTGTTACACGTGATCAAACCACACAATATCAGTTCATGAGCGGCGAATGGTTGCTTGTGGCGCCTGTTTTCAAACCACAACTGATTCGTGACAGCATCTATTTCCCGGCCGGAAAATGGATTGATTACTGGGACGGAATTGTTTTTTTAGGGCCATTGACTTTAAACGGCTATTCAGCTCCTCTGGATAAGCTCCCTGTTTTTGTGAAAGCAGGAGCCATTATCCCAATGTATCCCGAAATGCTTTATGATAACCAATACCCGAAAGACCCGGTCACATTTGATGTTTACCCTAATGGGTATTCCGGTTTCGAATTGTATGAGGACGATGGTCTTACCAGACAACATAGGGAAGGCGCATTTGCGAAAACGTTGATCGAATGTGAAGGGCCGGCATTCGGAAGTGGGGGAGAGGTGACCATCACTGTTAACGAAAGCATAGGAAATTATGAAGGCATGCCAATATTTCGTTCAAATTTATTTGAGGTTCATCTTCACTCAAAACCGGATGGTGTGTTGCTGAATGAAACAACCCTGGTGGAATACCCAACCCTTGAAGCATTGCAGCAAGCTGAAGATGGCTGGTTTTATGATCCGGCGGACAGGCTGGGCATTGTCCATGTAAAAACTCAATCTTTACCCTTGAATGCTGCATTTCAGATAAAGCTCCTGTCTTTAACTTCCACACCGGATCAGAATGAAGGAAATTCAATACGTTTCTTTCCTAATCCAACCACCGGAAAGGTTTCAATCAGTGTTGGAGATGACCGCATTTTGGGTGTAAATGTTTACGATCTAAACGGAAAACTGATTACTCAAAAATTCAGTCATCTCCTCAATGGACACATTTCAACGATTGATTTATCCGGTCAACCCGATGGGATTTACTATGTCGAGGTAAGGACTGATCATGGATGGGTGAGCCGAAAAGTAAGTTTGGTGCGATAA
- the mtaB gene encoding tRNA (N(6)-L-threonylcarbamoyladenosine(37)-C(2))-methylthiotransferase MtaB, translating to MKKITFKTLGCRLNQFETDALASQFQKNGYTVVDFNENADVVVVNTCTVTDQSDQKSSQMIRQAARKHQGAMLVVTGCMVNNHKQTLESNPDNLIWFVENEQKSSIFSLVDGHFKGEIIHPERSDQNLFNYQAAENTFHTRSWIKIQDGCDNFCTFCIIPKVRGRATSRLCEDVLENIRQVVGFGFKEIVLTGVNIGRYKAGDVDFEMLVEKILELPGDFRLRIGSIEPEGFGDRLLDLFAHPKLTPHLHLCLQSGSDNILSKMRRMYTVGGFMDIVNKTKNRYPDFNFTTDVIVGFPDETEEDFNQTLDVCKQIGFGHIHTFKYSVRKGTRAERMSEQIPEAMKTARSEMIRNLAEELKRNYRSSLIGKEQTLLIEKSKSGIAQGYGENYVPVKIRGKNIPINEFVKARLVSLNEGDEPSFLGELIV from the coding sequence GTGAAAAAAATAACTTTTAAGACATTAGGCTGTCGCCTCAACCAGTTTGAAACCGATGCACTGGCCTCTCAGTTTCAGAAAAATGGATACACCGTCGTCGATTTTAATGAAAATGCCGATGTGGTGGTGGTCAATACCTGCACTGTAACCGACCAAAGCGACCAGAAATCAAGCCAGATGATCCGGCAGGCAGCACGTAAGCACCAGGGCGCCATGCTTGTTGTTACAGGCTGCATGGTGAACAATCACAAGCAAACGCTGGAAAGTAATCCTGACAATCTCATATGGTTTGTTGAAAACGAGCAGAAAAGTTCCATTTTTTCACTTGTTGACGGACATTTTAAAGGAGAAATTATCCATCCGGAACGTTCTGATCAAAACCTTTTTAACTACCAGGCGGCCGAAAATACCTTCCACACCCGCAGTTGGATAAAAATTCAGGATGGCTGCGATAATTTCTGTACTTTCTGTATCATCCCAAAAGTGAGGGGAAGAGCTACCAGCAGGCTTTGTGAAGATGTGCTGGAAAATATCCGACAGGTAGTGGGTTTTGGCTTTAAAGAAATTGTCCTGACAGGCGTCAACATTGGTCGCTATAAAGCTGGTGATGTTGATTTTGAAATGTTGGTGGAGAAGATTTTAGAATTGCCCGGAGATTTCAGACTCAGGATTGGCTCTATCGAACCGGAGGGTTTTGGAGACCGGCTTCTTGATCTTTTTGCTCACCCTAAGCTTACCCCTCACCTCCATTTGTGCCTGCAAAGCGGTTCAGACAACATACTGTCAAAAATGCGCCGGATGTACACCGTTGGCGGGTTTATGGATATTGTGAACAAGACAAAAAACCGTTACCCCGATTTCAATTTCACCACCGATGTGATTGTCGGTTTTCCGGATGAAACTGAAGAGGATTTTAATCAAACCCTTGATGTTTGCAAACAGATCGGCTTTGGCCATATTCACACATTCAAATACTCGGTCAGAAAAGGAACCCGTGCCGAACGGATGTCCGAACAAATCCCGGAAGCGATGAAAACAGCGAGAAGCGAGATGATCCGTAACCTTGCTGAAGAGCTAAAACGGAACTACCGCTCCTCGTTGATCGGAAAAGAACAAACCTTACTTATCGAAAAAAGCAAATCCGGCATTGCACAGGGATACGGAGAAAACTACGTGCCGGTTAAGATCAGGGGAAAAAATATTCCCATTAACGAATTTGTAAAAGCCAGGCTGGTTTCATTGAATGAAGGCGATGAACCGTCATTTCTTGGGGAATTGATCGTATAA
- a CDS encoding D-alanine--D-alanine ligase, translated as MKKQIAVIAGGDSGEFEISIKSGKMVAGAIDPSLYEVLLITIKGSNWYYDYNGKRIQVDKNDFSVTIENRRITFDCVFCAIHGTPGENGKLPAYFEMLSIPYTSCDSLTSALTFNKNLCNRVVAGFGANISPSVHFFQKDKIEPQSILKSMNLPVFVKPNAGGSSVGMSKVKQPEELMPAIEKAFREDSEILIEEFVEGRELTCGVMETQGRMYVFPICEIISKKEYFDFEAKYDPSLASEILPAPIPEKLELEIKETSAYLYKKLNCHGVVRFDYIYSKNRKKLFFLEVNTVPGLTGESIVPKMAGEMGIPLKELFSMLIEDAIDRHSVGTR; from the coding sequence ATGAAAAAGCAAATTGCAGTAATTGCCGGAGGTGATTCCGGTGAGTTTGAGATTTCGATAAAAAGTGGGAAAATGGTGGCCGGCGCCATTGATCCCAGCTTGTATGAAGTATTGCTTATTACAATCAAAGGAAGTAACTGGTATTATGATTATAACGGGAAGCGGATACAAGTAGACAAAAACGATTTCAGCGTAACTATTGAAAACCGGAGGATCACTTTCGACTGTGTTTTTTGTGCGATACATGGCACACCGGGCGAAAACGGCAAGCTGCCGGCGTACTTCGAGATGCTCTCCATCCCTTACACCTCCTGCGACAGCCTTACTTCGGCCTTAACATTTAACAAAAACCTTTGCAATCGCGTGGTGGCAGGTTTTGGCGCCAACATTTCGCCCTCCGTACATTTTTTTCAAAAAGATAAGATTGAACCACAATCCATCCTCAAAAGCATGAACCTGCCGGTTTTTGTCAAACCCAACGCAGGCGGATCGAGCGTGGGGATGAGTAAAGTGAAACAACCGGAAGAACTCATGCCGGCCATCGAAAAAGCCTTTCGTGAGGACTCGGAGATTTTGATAGAAGAATTTGTTGAAGGCCGTGAACTTACCTGTGGCGTGATGGAGACGCAGGGCAGGATGTATGTTTTTCCAATCTGCGAGATCATCAGCAAGAAAGAGTATTTTGACTTTGAAGCCAAATACGACCCCTCGCTCGCCTCAGAAATCCTCCCCGCTCCCATTCCTGAGAAGCTTGAACTGGAAATCAAAGAAACCTCAGCCTACCTTTACAAAAAACTGAATTGCCATGGAGTTGTGCGTTTTGATTACATCTACTCCAAAAACCGGAAAAAACTCTTTTTCCTCGAAGTAAACACCGTTCCGGGATTGACCGGGGAGAGCATTGTTCCGAAAATGGCAGGCGAAATGGGAATTCCATTGAAGGAGTTATTTTCGATGCTGATTGAGGATGCAATCGATAGACATAGCGTTGGAACCAGGTGA
- the recR gene encoding recombination protein RecR, giving the protein MSTYSSKLLENAVDELSKLPGIGRKTALRLALHLLRGDKNDVALLSDALLKMRNDIMHCQVCHNIADRDVCDICSNHKRNRSVVCVVEDIRDVMAIENTSQFSGLYHVLGGIISPMDGIGPGDLTIEMLGRRLAEGTISEVILALSATIEGDTTSFYIFKKIKDFDVIVTTIARGVSVGDELEYADEVTLGRSIIKRIPYEKSINH; this is encoded by the coding sequence TTGAGCACTTACTCGTCGAAATTATTGGAAAATGCTGTGGATGAGCTGTCGAAACTGCCGGGAATTGGACGAAAGACAGCACTTCGGCTTGCTTTACACCTTCTGCGTGGCGACAAAAATGATGTTGCACTGCTCAGCGATGCATTGCTGAAAATGCGTAACGACATCATGCATTGCCAGGTTTGTCACAACATCGCAGACCGCGATGTATGCGACATTTGCAGCAACCACAAGCGCAACCGGTCGGTGGTTTGCGTGGTAGAGGACATCCGGGATGTGATGGCCATTGAGAATACCTCGCAATTCAGCGGGCTTTACCATGTTTTGGGCGGTATTATTTCGCCGATGGACGGCATCGGGCCTGGCGACCTGACCATCGAAATGCTGGGCAGGCGGCTTGCCGAAGGGACGATCAGCGAGGTGATCCTTGCTTTATCTGCTACTATCGAAGGCGACACCACAAGTTTTTACATTTTTAAAAAAATAAAAGATTTCGACGTGATTGTAACCACCATCGCACGCGGTGTGTCAGTTGGCGATGAACTGGAATATGCCGATGAGGTTACCCTCGGAAGGTCAATCATCAAGCGCATTCCGTACGAAAAATCAATTAATCATTGA
- a CDS encoding toxin-antitoxin system YwqK family antitoxin, whose translation MNKPGIFITALLVFATVFVFAQNDQSINQKDEMGRKQGIWRQTDEKGKLRYEGYFRDDIPEGEFKHYYEDGKIKAVSEISGNGSWSYTKTYHPNGKMMSEGLYVDQKKDSLWRFMDEFENLLTTETYSAGFKNGEMKAFDQDGEIVEILNYSNDIKEGEWKQFFRNGKPKLEANYKEGKLSGLTKYFFMNGIISSEGNYHEDLKEGRWNHYNDEGALMLTEEWEKGTLISSEKHLEE comes from the coding sequence ATGAATAAACCCGGCATCTTTATTACAGCGCTATTGGTTTTTGCAACCGTTTTTGTTTTTGCTCAAAATGACCAATCCATCAATCAGAAAGATGAGATGGGCAGGAAACAGGGAATCTGGAGGCAGACGGATGAAAAGGGCAAGCTTCGTTATGAAGGTTATTTCCGCGATGATATTCCCGAAGGGGAGTTCAAACATTACTATGAAGATGGCAAAATAAAGGCTGTTTCGGAAATCAGCGGGAATGGCAGCTGGTCCTACACAAAAACCTACCATCCGAACGGTAAGATGATGAGCGAAGGCCTTTACGTTGATCAGAAGAAAGACAGCCTTTGGCGCTTCATGGATGAATTTGAAAATCTTCTCACAACCGAAACCTATTCAGCCGGTTTTAAGAACGGCGAGATGAAAGCCTTTGATCAGGATGGTGAAATAGTGGAAATTTTGAATTATTCTAACGACATAAAAGAAGGTGAATGGAAGCAGTTTTTCAGAAATGGAAAACCTAAGCTGGAAGCTAACTATAAGGAAGGGAAGCTTTCGGGCCTGACAAAATATTTTTTCATGAATGGCATCATAAGTTCAGAAGGAAATTATCACGAGGATCTCAAAGAAGGGCGCTGGAACCATTACAATGATGAGGGGGCACTTATGCTCACCGAAGAATGGGAAAAAGGGACACTGATCAGCAGCGAAAAACACCTGGAGGAATAG
- the xdhA gene encoding xanthine dehydrogenase small subunit: MDEFSHSIAFVLDSRVVKIDFSGGGNFKPSTTVLNYLRSLDNHKGVKEGCAEGDCGACTVVVAEPNGRGGLEYKSLDSCLLFLPMIHGKQLITIENLAQNDNGRLLLHPVQQAMVEAGGSQCGYCTPGIIMSLFALYKTHQNPVEETITDALTGNLCRCTGYRPIVDAAAKACSGDHSDHFSSTEDGIVDLLNELNQNKNSLELNACGQLYLKPFSFDEALRLRRLHPDALIVNGSTDVALLQTKKKIHLPKILDISSVNELKMLVEDENVVAIGSGVVLQEVLEFCKFRLPVLADILAVFGSLQIRNLATLGGNIGSASPIGDTLPVLVAMESKIKLAGENHQREIPLEQFITGYRKTDIRLDELITMVIIPKPAGNELIKSYKISKRKDLDISSVSACFKLVFDDYKTILKAILVYGGMAEMTRRAEKAEAYLVGKIWSRDVAEKAAQLVYHEFSPISDARADADSRRIMAKNLLIKFWVETKDI, translated from the coding sequence ATGGATGAGTTTAGTCATTCGATAGCCTTTGTTTTAGACAGCAGGGTAGTAAAAATTGATTTTTCCGGAGGCGGGAACTTCAAACCATCCACCACAGTGCTGAATTACCTGCGCTCACTCGACAATCACAAGGGAGTTAAAGAGGGCTGTGCCGAGGGAGACTGTGGCGCCTGCACTGTTGTAGTGGCCGAGCCGAATGGGCGGGGCGGACTGGAATACAAAAGTCTCGATTCCTGTTTGCTTTTCCTGCCGATGATCCATGGTAAGCAATTAATTACGATCGAAAATCTTGCACAGAATGACAATGGCCGCCTGTTGCTCCACCCGGTGCAGCAAGCCATGGTGGAAGCCGGTGGTAGTCAGTGTGGCTACTGTACCCCGGGAATTATCATGTCGCTGTTTGCACTTTACAAAACCCATCAAAATCCGGTCGAAGAGACAATTACAGATGCTCTCACCGGAAACCTCTGCCGGTGCACCGGCTACCGACCAATTGTTGACGCAGCCGCAAAAGCATGTTCCGGAGACCATTCCGATCATTTTTCATCAACAGAGGATGGCATTGTTGATTTACTCAACGAGTTGAATCAGAACAAAAATTCCCTTGAATTAAATGCCTGTGGCCAGCTATACCTAAAACCCTTCTCCTTTGATGAAGCGCTCCGGCTGCGCAGGTTACACCCCGATGCCCTGATTGTGAACGGATCTACTGATGTAGCTTTACTTCAAACCAAGAAAAAAATCCATCTTCCAAAAATCCTTGATATTTCTTCGGTAAATGAATTAAAAATGCTCGTGGAGGACGAAAATGTTGTTGCGATTGGCTCGGGTGTGGTGTTACAGGAAGTGCTTGAATTTTGCAAATTCAGGCTGCCGGTGCTGGCCGACATTTTAGCGGTGTTTGGCTCTCTTCAGATCAGGAACCTGGCGACGCTGGGAGGAAACATCGGTTCGGCTTCGCCAATCGGGGATACACTGCCGGTACTCGTGGCGATGGAAAGTAAAATCAAACTGGCGGGTGAAAATCATCAGAGGGAAATTCCTCTGGAGCAATTCATCACCGGCTATCGCAAAACAGACATCAGGTTGGATGAGCTGATTACTATGGTAATTATTCCAAAACCTGCAGGCAACGAATTGATTAAGAGCTACAAAATTTCCAAGCGCAAAGACCTCGATATTTCGTCGGTTTCGGCATGTTTCAAGCTTGTGTTCGACGATTACAAAACCATCCTGAAAGCAATTCTGGTTTATGGAGGAATGGCCGAAATGACCAGGAGAGCAGAAAAAGCAGAAGCGTATCTGGTTGGAAAAATCTGGTCAAGGGATGTCGCGGAGAAAGCTGCGCAGCTTGTTTATCATGAATTTTCGCCAATTTCCGACGCACGGGCCGACGCTGACTCACGAAGAATAATGGCTAAAAATCTACTGATCAAGTTTTGGGTCGAAACTAAGGATATCTAA